DNA from Massilia antarctica:
GGCGCATCGGCTGTTTTCTCGCGGGCCTGAACGACGGCACCTACGGCAAGGCCACCAGCTTGCCCTGGGGCGTCGATTTCGGCGACGGCGTCCTGCGCCACCCAACCCAGCTCTACGACATCGCCTTCGTGCTCGCGTGGGGCGGCCTGCTGCTGGCGCTGCGCGCACGCTGGCGCGACAAGCCGGGCCTGATGTTCAAGCTGTTCCTGTCCGGCTACCTGGTCTGGCGCTTCGCCGTCGATGCCATCAAACCGCTGCGCTACGATTACGGCGCGGGGCTGGGCGGGGTGCAACTGGTCTGCCTGGCCGGGCTGCTCTGTTATCTTCCCTTCCTCGCCAGGCAGCTCGGCGGGCCGGCACCACTGAAAGCGATTGCACCATGAGCCGGAAAATCCGTCCCTATCTGTTTTACGACACCACCACCTCGGTATGTTCGACCTGCCTGCATCCGGTCGAGGTCAAGATCATCTTCAAGGGCACCGACGTCTTCATGGACAAGTGGTGCAGCGCGCACGGCGCCGAACGGGTGCTGGTCAGCGACGATGTCGATTACTACCGCCTGTGCCGCGAAGTCTTCGTCAAGCATCCGGAAATGCCGCAGACCTTCAACACGCCGATGCAGTACGGCTGCCCTTACGACTGCGGCCTGTGTCCGGACCACATGCAGCATTCCTGCCTGTCGATCGTCGAAATCACCGACAACTGCAACCTGAACTGCCCCGTGTGTTATGCCGAAAGCGGCACCCACCGCGAGCTGCACAAGCCGTTCGAGGACATCATCAGGATGCTCGACGCGGTCGTCGCCAACGAAGGGGAGGCGGATGTGATGCAGCTCTCGGGCGGCGAGCCCACCCTGCACCCGCGCTTCTGGGACATCCTCGACGCGGCCAAGGCGCGCCCGATCAAGCACGTGATGGTCAACACCAACGGCATCGTGCTGGCGCAGGACCCGGCCTTCGCCCAGCGCCTGGCTACCTATGCCCCCGGGATCGAGGTGTACCTGCAGTTCGATTCCCTGCGCGCCGCCGTGCACAAGGTGCTGCGCGGCGCCGACCTGACCCGCATCCGCGCGCAGGCGCTGGTCAACCTGAACGCGGCTGGTGTGTCGACCACCCTGGTGGTGACCTTGAAGAAGGGCTTGAACGACGATGAAATCGGCGCCATTATCGACTTTGCGCTGACCCAGCCCTGCGTGCGCGGCGTGACCTTGCAGCCGATCCAGGATGCCGGCCGGGTCGAGCAGTACGACCCGCGCGTGCACCGCCTGACGGTATCGGAAGTGCGCCGCAAGATCGCCGAACAGACGTCCCTGTTCACCTTGCAGGATATCGTTCCGGTGCCCTGCAATCCGGACACCCTGGCCATGGCGTATGCGCTCAAGACGGCCGACCAGGTGGTGCCGCTGACGCGCTACCTCGATCCGCAAACCCTGGTCGAAGGCAGCAGCAATACCATCGTCTTCGAGCGCGACGAGACGCTCAAAAAGAGCATGAAGGAGCAGGTCTTCAAACTGTTCTCGACCAACCACTCGCCCGAGTCGCAGGCCAACTGCCTGTCCGAGTTGATGTGCTGCCTGCCGCTGATCGACGCGCCCGCGGGTCTGCGCTACGACAATGTGTTCCGCGTGCTGATCGTGCAGTTCATGGATGCGTATTCGCTCGACGTGCGCGCGCTGAAAAAATCATGCATCCATTTCGCGCTGCCGGACGGGAAGATGATCCCGTTCGAGAGCTACAACCTGCTGTACCGCGGCGGCGAGCAACTGGCCGAGATCCGCGCCAGCATCGCGCAGCAGACCGCGCAGCGCAAAGGTGCGCGCAAGGTCATTCCGATCGGCGCGCAGTAAGGCCGCCATGAGAGTCAGTGCGGCGCGCGCTTCATTGCAATGACTTCACCAAGGGAATGCGCCCCGGGTGCATACAGCGCCAGGCCCGCGCCGGCAACGGCCATGCTCAGCGCGGCGGCCAGGAATGCCCGGCCGGTGCGCCGGATGGCCGGTTCGATCCAGTGAGCGCGGTCGAGGCCCCGCAGGCGCCGATACAGGCTGGCCGAGAGCAGCCCGTCGACCAGCAGCTCGGCGAATAGCAGCGGCGCCGAGGACACCAGCGAGAACATCATGAAGACGGCGGCCCCCATGGCGACGCAGATGGCTGCGAGCAGCGCCAGGGGAATCAACAGCTCTTCGGCGCTGCCGACCGCTTCGAGCGCCGCATCGACGCCGCTGTCGCCCAGGTCCGGCATGATGCTGCCGCCGGGCGAGTCGAAATTGCCGCTGGCGCCGCCGCCGTCGAAGCTGCCGCCCTTGCCGCTGTAAGACCCGCCCGAGCCGCGCCCGGACGGTGTCAGGTCCGGCAGGCCGATGTCGCCGCCGCGCAAGCGCAGCCAGATCCACAGCAGCACGAGGAAGGCCAGATAGGCGACGGCGATCGATGCCGGATAACGCAGCCACATGGAACGCAGCCCGGCCAACAGTAGTAGAAAGGAGGCGAGAAAGCCGGCCGCGCCGGTCAGGGTGACCAGCAGGAGCATCTGCAAGCGCGGATAACTGTCGCGTTCGAGCTGGCCGCGAAGGCGCTCGACGTCGCGCGCGCGCTGCGATACGGCGGGGCGCCGTCTCACGGGATGCTCACAGCGGACCGGCGTGCGGTGCGCTCAGGGTTCGGCCTGGTGGCATACGGCTTCGATATTGTGGCCATCGGGGCCGATGACGAAGGCGCCGTAATAGTCCGGATGATACTGCGCGCGGATGCCCGGCGCGCCGTTATCCTTGGCGCCGGCGTCGAGCGCGGCGGCGTAAAACTGGCGTACCTGTTCGCGACTGTCGGCCACGAAGGCCACATGCAGATGGCCCTGGACCGTGCCGCCCTTGCCGAGCCAGAACTCGGGCTTGCCGTTCTTACCCAAGCCCGCCCAGTCGTTTACTTCGAGAATCACGGTAATTCCCAGCGGCGCGAGCGCCTTGCTGAAAAAAATTTTGCTCTGTTCATAGTCGCTTACTGCAAAGCCAAGATGGTCGATGATCATGTCAGGTCCGGTGGCGAGTTAACGGGATGATCGTGTCGCCATGTTTTTCATGGCAACCTTGTGCTTTGAATACTATCAGGATTGGCGACCCGCAACAACGCCGGTCGATGCCGCGCGGAACGGGCGGGAAAGGCGTTTACTCTTCGCGCACCCAGACCTGGGAGCGGCCAAACATCGGCATGCCCATGTAGCCGCGTACGTTGAGCTTCTTGCCGCCGTCGACGACTTTGAGCTTGCTCTTGTAGACCTTGCCGTTGTCCGGGTCGAGGATCTGGCCGCCGGTATACTCGTCGCCTTCTTTTTTCAGGCCGCTCATGAAGGTCAGGCCGAGGATCGGCTGGTCCTTGTTGGCGCCTTCGCACTTGGTGCACTTGGGATTCTGGTCGGTGCCCTCGGGGCGGAACAGTTTTTCGAGCTTGCCCTGGATTTCGCCGTTGTGCTCGCTGATGCGGATCAGCGCCTTCGGCTTGCCAGTCACGTCATCGATGTTTTTCCACAGGCCGACCGGGGACGCTGTTTCCTGCGCCAGTGCCAGGGCTGGCGACATGGCCAGCATCGCGGCAATCAGGGTGGCAGTTGTAAGTGCTTTCATGGTGTCTCCAGTATTGTTAGTTTGTCCAGCGCTGCTAGTGTAGCAAACTGGCTTTGCACTGGCCCCACAACTTTGTATCAGCTTGTGTGGGGTCTACCGGGACCGCGGAAAGATTGAAAGCACGCTGGCTGGATTGAACGCGGTGATGCCAACGGATGACGCCCGCCGTGCGCGGGCGTCGGTATGGGCGACTTTACGGCGCGGAGAGGATCTTGACGATCTCGTTGCGGGTGCCGGCGAGCGGTACTCCCTGGATGGTTTGCTCTTCGCTGCGGACCATCCCAAACTCTTTCGCCACCCACGACACCGACATCTGTCCTTTGACATTCGACGGCGTGGTCAATTTACAGGTGTTGGCAAAGGTACGGCCGGCCATCGTGATGTTCTCGAACCCGGCAAATGTTATTTCGTCGGAGACTGCCTCGATCCTGGTCGTTGCGGAGCCATTGCTGGTGCTGGTCATCGTGTTGATGTAATTCGACACAACGGTTTGGCCAGGCACCATGTTGAGCACGATGATCGCTTCCTTGGAATACACGTCTTTTCCGTCGGGAATGCCTCGATCGCTGTACTGGGCAATTCCCAGCGGGGTATAGACGTTGCCGTTGAGCGTATGGAAAGGCGCGCCGAAGCGTGTTCCATTCTCGCGCAGCTCGACTT
Protein-coding regions in this window:
- a CDS encoding radical SAM protein, translating into MSRKIRPYLFYDTTTSVCSTCLHPVEVKIIFKGTDVFMDKWCSAHGAERVLVSDDVDYYRLCREVFVKHPEMPQTFNTPMQYGCPYDCGLCPDHMQHSCLSIVEITDNCNLNCPVCYAESGTHRELHKPFEDIIRMLDAVVANEGEADVMQLSGGEPTLHPRFWDILDAAKARPIKHVMVNTNGIVLAQDPAFAQRLATYAPGIEVYLQFDSLRAAVHKVLRGADLTRIRAQALVNLNAAGVSTTLVVTLKKGLNDDEIGAIIDFALTQPCVRGVTLQPIQDAGRVEQYDPRVHRLTVSEVRRKIAEQTSLFTLQDIVPVPCNPDTLAMAYALKTADQVVPLTRYLDPQTLVEGSSNTIVFERDETLKKSMKEQVFKLFSTNHSPESQANCLSELMCCLPLIDAPAGLRYDNVFRVLIVQFMDAYSLDVRALKKSCIHFALPDGKMIPFESYNLLYRGGEQLAEIRASIAQQTAQRKGARKVIPIGAQ
- a CDS encoding prolipoprotein diacylglyceryl transferase, with product MSAPLLSPGAAHAVHLLFEWAAIAIGVQLYRRQRARGGASGILSNSGYAVVIGCILGAAIGNKLVFWIEYPHLWAAHAGTLTVWMSGQSIVGGLLGGLLGVEIAKKLSGQRQSTGDQFVLPLMAGIAVGRIGCFLAGLNDGTYGKATSLPWGVDFGDGVLRHPTQLYDIAFVLAWGGLLLALRARWRDKPGLMFKLFLSGYLVWRFAVDAIKPLRYDYGAGLGGVQLVCLAGLLCYLPFLARQLGGPAPLKAIAP
- a CDS encoding DUF2147 domain-containing protein, producing the protein MKALTTATLIAAMLAMSPALALAQETASPVGLWKNIDDVTGKPKALIRISEHNGEIQGKLEKLFRPEGTDQNPKCTKCEGANKDQPILGLTFMSGLKKEGDEYTGGQILDPDNGKVYKSKLKVVDGGKKLNVRGYMGMPMFGRSQVWVREE
- a CDS encoding VOC family protein, coding for MIDHLGFAVSDYEQSKIFFSKALAPLGITVILEVNDWAGLGKNGKPEFWLGKGGTVQGHLHVAFVADSREQVRQFYAAALDAGAKDNGAPGIRAQYHPDYYGAFVIGPDGHNIEAVCHQAEP